The proteins below come from a single Drosophila teissieri strain GT53w chromosome 3L, Prin_Dtei_1.1, whole genome shotgun sequence genomic window:
- the LOC122618161 gene encoding proton-coupled folate transporter — protein sequence MSAREAHSENAAQRRNSRSSENSERSERSENSASGPVREQRDEGAGRTVCQWAWHVVKSISVEPTMFLYMFAFMITSVVEQNFFLYKSCRVNRNFTEEICRNLNKPENEKFRKEAMLTNAWFLQWENISAHVFPIILALFLGSFSDRRGRKLPLLMGLVGKFVYSTMIVVNARMPTWPVQNIIYSATLPSALTGADVAIFASCFAYISDISTLEQRTIRVTILDVIYLSAMPLGVALGSHLFYNVFNQSYADMFTVNASLLALAIIYTLCALKWQTTPRQRSLRELGYCGFWGDFFDKQHVKDSLAVLVKPRKGHRRSFLVILLVSMALYTFQRDEGQYLYMYTLDKFDWDVSAYSHFKTFKSSAYVIAMLLAVPLMNKLLGWRDTTIVFIGTWAHSIARLFFYFASNTDLLYAGAVVCSLGPIVGPMIRAMTSKIVPTSERGKVFALLSVCDNAVPFISGVCYSQLYRATQSTNYGGSVFILTIGTQIAVFVMILCIHIVLGKNALAVPEVPEKESGLISQREAVVEAETEKHEN from the exons GCACACTCCGAAAATGCGGCACAAAGACGAAATAGTCGGTCCAGTGAGAACAGTGAGCGCAGTGAGCGCAGCGAGAACAGCGCGTCCGGCCCCGTTAGGGAACAGCGAGACGAGGGGGCGGGCCGCACCGTTtgccagtgggcgtggcatgtggTCAAATCCATATCCGTGGAGCCCACGATGTTCCTGTACATGTTCGCCTTCATGATCACCTCGGTGGTGGAGCAGAACTTCTTCCTGTACAAATCCTGTCGGGTTAACAGGAATTTCACGGAGGAGATCTGCCGGAATCTCAACAAGCCGGAAAACGAGAAGTTCAGAAAGGAAGCAATGTTGACCAATGCCTGGTTCCTTCAGTGGGAGAACATCTCCGCCCACGTCTTCCCCATTATCCTTGCCCTTTTCCTGGGCTCCTTCTCGGATCGGCGGGGCCGCAAGTTGCCGCTGCTCATGGGACTTGTGGGCAAGTTCGTCTACTCCACCATGATAGTGGTCAATGCCAGGATGCCCACGTGGCCGGTGCAGAACATCATCTACTCGGCCACCTTGCCATCGGCGCTGACCGGTGCGGATGTGGCCATTTTCGCCTCCTGCTTCGCATACATCTCGGACATTTCCACGCTGGAGCAGCGCACCATCCGGGTGACCATCCTGGACGTGATCTACCTCAGTGCCATGCCCCTGGGCGTGGCCCTGGGCTCGCACCTCTTTTACAACGTGTTCAATCAGTCCTACGCGGACATGTTCACCGTGAACGCTTCTCTACTTGCCCTCGCCATCATCTACACCCTGTGCGCCCTGAAG TGGCAAACCACGCCGAGACAGCGATCGCTGAGGGAACTCGGATACTGTGGCTTTTGGGGCGACTTCTTTGATAAGCAGCATGTGAAGGACTCGTTGGCGGTGCTGGTGAAGCCGCGGAAGGGACATCGCCGCAGCTTTCTCGTTATCCTTCTGGTCAGCATGGCCCTGTACACCTTTCAGCGCGACGAGGGGCAGTACCTCTACATGTACACCCTGGACAAATTCGACTGGGATGTGAGTGCGTACAGCCACTTCAAGACCTTCAAGTCGTCGGCCTATGTGATTGCCATGCTGTTGGCGGTGCCGCTGATGAACAAGCTCCTTGGATGGAGGGATACG ACAATCGTTTTCATTGGCACGTGGGCGCATTCGATAGCCCGGTTGTTCTTCTATTTTGCCTCCAATACGGACTTGCTCTACGCCGGAGCCGTTGTGTGCAGCTTGGGTCCGATTGTGGGTCCCATGATCCGGGCCATGACCTCGAAAATAGTGCCCACATCGGAGCGTGGAAAGGTGTTTGCCCTGCTCTCAGTTTGCGATAATGCGGTGCCCTTCATCAGCGGAGTGTGCTACTCGCAACTTTATCGGGCCACTCAGAGTACAAATTACGGCGGAAGTGTCTTCATCCTAACCATTGGCACCCAAATCGCTGTCTTTGTGATGATTCT TTGCATTCACATTGTTTTGGGCAAAAATGCACTGGCTGTTCCAGAAGTTCCTGAAAAGGAGAGCGGACTTATTTCCCAAAGGGAAGCTGTCGTGGAGGCGGAAACTGAAAAGCACGAGAATTAG